Proteins encoded by one window of ANME-2 cluster archaeon:
- a CDS encoding NYN domain-containing protein encodes MIQKHIFTTDQFEDKNRMKIALLIDGDNAQPSLIEKIIAETGKYGPSTIRRIYGDWTTPNMNGWKESLNNLAIQPIQQFRFTIGKNATDSAMIIDAMDILHSGLVEGFCIVSSDSDYTRLATRIRESGIFVMGIGQNKTPKPFVNACNRFVYTENLTLNDSKLINAKDAEKSLIVDEKAKILEPIPLLKEAFEMALREDGWAQLGTMGHYLPQLDPGFDPRSYGFKQLSQLVKAHSNIFELKHQDDGSIYLKIKE; translated from the coding sequence ATGATTCAGAAACATATATTCACGACGGACCAATTTGAAGATAAAAATAGAATGAAAATTGCCTTACTGATAGATGGCGATAATGCACAACCATCTTTAATTGAGAAAATTATAGCAGAAACAGGAAAATATGGACCAAGCACTATCAGACGCATTTATGGTGATTGGACAACACCAAACATGAATGGGTGGAAAGAATCGTTAAATAATCTTGCAATTCAACCTATCCAACAATTCCGTTTTACTATTGGAAAGAATGCTACTGACAGTGCAATGATTATTGATGCTATGGATATCCTTCATAGCGGTTTAGTTGAAGGTTTTTGTATTGTCTCTAGTGATAGTGATTATACAAGACTAGCGACAAGGATCCGTGAAAGTGGAATTTTTGTTATGGGAATTGGTCAAAATAAAACACCGAAACCCTTTGTAAATGCATGTAATAGATTTGTATATACTGAAAATTTAACTCTCAATGATTCGAAATTAATCAATGCAAAGGATGCAGAGAAATCATTAATAGTTGACGAAAAAGCCAAAATATTAGAACCTATTCCCCTACTCAAGGAAGCTTTTGAAATGGCATTAAGAGAAGATGGGTGGGCACAATTAGGCACTATGGGACATTATTTACCTCAGCTAGATCCTGGTTTTGACCCAAGATCGTATGGTTTCAAACAATTATCACAACTAGTCAAGGCACATTCAAATATATTTGAATTGAAACATCAAGATGATGGTTCTATATATCTGAAGATAAAAGAATGA